One Parageobacillus sp. KH3-4 genomic region harbors:
- a CDS encoding DMT family transporter, with protein sequence MKKRLVADASLLAVTFVWGTTFVVVQNALAFLEPLSFNAVRFSLAGLFLLAWLVIFHRSLFRHYTLPLIRAGIWMGLWLFSGYALQTIGLLYTTSSKAGFITGLSVVLVPLFSFLFLKQKPSVNAIIGAVTAAAGLYFLTIGDSKWTFNRGDVLVFFCAISFAMHIIVTGKYSAHYSSVLLTMTQIFTVAAMCTIFAFLFEDETQIWNAAILQKREVWTALLITSLLATTAAFFIQTNFQKYTTATRVALIFAMEPVFAAITAYIWAGERLTASALIGCIGILFGMIFAELPAAFIFKKWWRAKRRVMH encoded by the coding sequence TTGAAAAAAAGATTGGTAGCTGACGCCAGCCTTCTTGCCGTCACGTTCGTCTGGGGAACAACATTCGTTGTTGTGCAAAACGCGCTCGCTTTTCTTGAGCCGCTTTCTTTTAATGCGGTTCGTTTTAGTCTAGCAGGATTGTTTTTACTTGCATGGCTGGTTATTTTCCACCGCTCTCTTTTTCGCCATTATACATTGCCGCTTATCCGCGCCGGTATATGGATGGGGCTTTGGTTATTTAGCGGCTATGCGTTGCAAACGATCGGCTTGCTGTATACGACCTCGTCAAAAGCAGGATTTATCACTGGGCTCAGCGTCGTACTCGTGCCGTTATTTTCTTTTCTTTTTCTTAAACAAAAGCCATCGGTCAATGCCATCATTGGTGCGGTGACGGCAGCAGCCGGCCTCTATTTTTTAACGATTGGCGACAGCAAGTGGACATTCAACCGTGGAGATGTACTTGTCTTTTTTTGCGCGATTTCGTTTGCGATGCACATTATTGTGACGGGAAAATATTCGGCACACTATTCGTCCGTGTTATTGACAATGACGCAAATTTTCACCGTGGCGGCGATGTGTACGATTTTCGCGTTTCTTTTTGAAGACGAAACACAAATATGGAATGCGGCAATTTTGCAAAAGCGAGAAGTATGGACGGCGCTTCTCATTACGTCATTGCTTGCGACAACGGCGGCGTTTTTCATTCAAACAAACTTTCAAAAATATACGACGGCCACTCGTGTCGCCCTTATTTTTGCGATGGAACCGGTATTTGCGGCGATTACCGCGTACATATGGGCGGGAGAACGGCTAACGGCTTCTGCGCTCATCGGCTGCATCGGCATTTTGTTCGGAATGATTTTCGCGGAACTTCCCGCTGCGTTCATATTCAAAAAATGGTGGCGCGCGAAACGGCGTGTAATGCACTAA
- the sspL gene encoding small, acid-soluble spore protein L has protein sequence MAKDGGKNRGTKAPGVNPQGFGQDASFTPDPKSKLENAAKKANTK, from the coding sequence ATGGCGAAGGATGGCGGCAAAAATCGCGGGACAAAAGCCCCTGGCGTCAATCCACAAGGATTCGGTCAAGATGCGTCATTCACCCCGGATCCGAAAAGCAAACTAGAAAATGCGGCAAAAAAAGCGAATACAAAATAA
- the acnA gene encoding aconitate hydratase AcnA, which translates to MAKQDVFNARSSFEVNGKKYNYYRLQALEEAGIGNISRLPYSIKILLESVLRQVDGRVITKEHVENLAKWGTPEIKDIDVPFKPSRVILQDFTGVPAVVDLASMRKAMADMGGDPYEINPEIPVDLVIDHSVQVDRAGTDDALEYNMNLEFQRNAERYKFLKWAQKAFNNYRAVPPATGIVHQVNLEYLANVVHTVEGENGEYEAFPDTLVGTDSHTTMINGLGVLGWGVGGIEAEAGMLGQPSYFPVPEVIGVRLTGKLPNGTTATDLALKVTQVLRKKGVIGKFVEFFGPGVATLPLADRATIANMAPEYGATCGFFPVDAEALDYLRLTGRDEHHVQVVEAYCKANGLFYTPDAPEPVFTDVVEINLSEIETNLSGPKRPQDLIPLSKMKQSFREAVKAPQGNQGFGLTEADLNKEITVTLNGEEVKMKTGAVVIAAITSCTNTSNPYVLIAAGLLAKKAIEKGLQVPKYVKTSLAPGSKVVTGYLRDSGLLPYLEKLGFNIVGYGCTTCIGNSGPLAPELEKAIAENDLLVTSVLSGNRNFEGRIHPLVKGNYLASPPLVVAYALAGTVDIDLLNDPIGKDKDGNDVYFSDIWPSMEEVKEVVKQAVDPELFRKEYERVFDGNPRWNAIETTDEPLYQWDENSTYIQNPPFFEGLSPDVRKVEPLKGLRVIGKFGDSVTTDHISPAGAIGKNTPAGQYLISKGVEPKDFNSYGSRRGNHEVMMRGTFANIRIRNQIAPGTEGGYTTYWPTGEVTTIYDACMKYKQDGTGLVVIAGKDYGMGSSRDWAAKGTFLLGIKTVIAESFERIHRSNLVLMGVLPLQFKEGENAETLGLTGKEVFEVHIDENVKPRDLVKVTATNPDTGEKKEFEVIVRFDSEVEIDYYRHGGILPMVLREKLAKAKK; encoded by the coding sequence ATGGCAAAACAAGACGTTTTCAACGCCCGCTCTTCATTTGAAGTAAACGGTAAAAAATACAACTATTACCGTTTGCAAGCGCTTGAAGAAGCAGGGATCGGCAACATCTCCCGTTTACCGTACTCGATTAAAATATTGCTAGAATCGGTACTTCGGCAAGTAGACGGGCGCGTCATCACAAAAGAGCATGTCGAAAACCTTGCCAAATGGGGAACGCCGGAGATAAAAGACATCGATGTTCCGTTTAAGCCGTCGCGTGTTATTTTACAAGACTTCACTGGCGTACCAGCTGTCGTTGACTTGGCATCGATGCGCAAAGCGATGGCGGACATGGGTGGAGATCCATATGAAATCAATCCAGAAATTCCGGTTGATCTTGTTATCGACCACTCTGTACAAGTCGATAGAGCCGGAACAGACGATGCGCTAGAATACAACATGAATTTAGAGTTTCAGCGCAACGCGGAGCGCTACAAATTTTTAAAATGGGCGCAGAAAGCGTTTAACAATTATCGCGCTGTTCCGCCGGCAACCGGAATTGTTCACCAGGTAAACTTAGAATATTTGGCGAATGTCGTTCATACGGTCGAAGGGGAAAACGGCGAATACGAAGCGTTTCCAGACACTTTAGTTGGCACGGACTCCCATACGACAATGATTAACGGCCTTGGTGTTCTCGGCTGGGGAGTCGGCGGAATTGAAGCAGAAGCTGGCATGCTTGGACAACCTTCCTACTTCCCAGTGCCGGAAGTGATCGGTGTTCGTTTAACCGGAAAACTGCCAAATGGTACAACGGCGACGGACCTTGCTTTAAAAGTAACGCAAGTGCTTCGTAAAAAAGGAGTTATCGGTAAATTCGTCGAGTTCTTCGGGCCGGGCGTAGCGACATTGCCGCTTGCGGACCGCGCAACGATTGCGAACATGGCGCCGGAATACGGTGCGACATGCGGCTTCTTCCCGGTGGATGCGGAAGCGCTTGACTATTTGCGCTTAACCGGCCGCGATGAACATCATGTTCAAGTGGTAGAAGCCTACTGCAAAGCAAACGGCTTATTCTACACTCCGGATGCGCCAGAGCCAGTGTTTACGGATGTAGTCGAAATTAACTTATCCGAAATTGAAACTAACCTGTCCGGACCAAAACGCCCGCAAGACTTAATTCCGCTTTCGAAAATGAAACAATCGTTCCGTGAAGCGGTAAAAGCACCGCAAGGAAACCAAGGCTTCGGCTTAACGGAAGCGGATCTTAATAAAGAAATTACCGTAACGTTAAACGGCGAAGAAGTCAAAATGAAAACAGGCGCCGTTGTCATCGCCGCGATTACAAGCTGTACGAACACTTCGAACCCGTATGTATTGATCGCAGCTGGCTTATTGGCGAAAAAAGCGATAGAAAAAGGATTGCAAGTTCCGAAATATGTAAAAACATCGCTCGCGCCGGGTTCGAAAGTCGTAACTGGTTATTTGCGGGATTCCGGATTGCTTCCATATCTTGAAAAACTCGGCTTTAACATCGTCGGCTACGGTTGTACGACATGTATCGGTAACTCTGGGCCACTTGCACCAGAGCTGGAAAAAGCGATTGCAGAAAACGACTTGCTTGTGACAAGCGTGCTTTCCGGAAACCGTAACTTTGAAGGTCGGATCCATCCGTTAGTAAAAGGCAACTACTTGGCGTCGCCTCCGCTTGTCGTCGCTTATGCGCTTGCAGGTACGGTTGACATTGACTTGTTAAACGATCCGATCGGCAAGGATAAAGACGGCAATGATGTATACTTCAGCGATATTTGGCCGTCGATGGAAGAGGTCAAAGAAGTCGTTAAACAAGCGGTTGACCCAGAATTGTTCCGCAAAGAATATGAGCGCGTGTTCGACGGAAATCCGCGCTGGAATGCAATTGAAACGACGGATGAACCGCTTTATCAATGGGATGAAAACTCGACATACATCCAAAATCCGCCGTTCTTTGAAGGATTGTCGCCAGACGTGCGCAAAGTCGAGCCGCTTAAAGGTTTGCGCGTCATTGGCAAATTCGGCGATTCTGTCACAACTGACCATATTTCGCCAGCCGGAGCGATCGGCAAAAACACGCCAGCCGGTCAATATCTCATCTCGAAAGGCGTCGAGCCGAAAGATTTCAACTCTTACGGGTCTCGCCGTGGCAACCATGAAGTGATGATGCGCGGCACGTTTGCGAACATTCGCATTCGCAATCAAATCGCCCCTGGCACAGAAGGCGGCTATACGACTTACTGGCCGACAGGAGAAGTCACGACAATCTACGATGCGTGCATGAAATACAAACAAGACGGCACGGGGCTTGTTGTTATTGCCGGCAAAGATTACGGAATGGGCAGCTCCCGCGACTGGGCGGCAAAAGGAACGTTCTTGCTTGGTATTAAGACGGTTATCGCGGAAAGCTTTGAGCGCATTCACCGTTCAAACCTTGTGCTAATGGGCGTATTGCCGCTGCAATTTAAAGAAGGGGAAAACGCAGAAACGCTTGGTTTAACCGGCAAGGAAGTGTTTGAAGTGCATATTGACGAGAACGTCAAACCGCGCGACCTTGTCAAAGTGACAGCGACAAATCCAGATACGGGCGAGAAAAAAGAATTTGAAGTCATCGTCCGCTTCGACAGCGAAGTTGAAATCGACTACTATCGCCATGGCGGAATTTTGCCAATGGTGTTGCGCGAAAAGCTCGCAAAAGCGAAAAAATAA
- the sspO gene encoding small acid-soluble spore protein O produces MGKRKANHVIPGMNAASAQGMGAGYNEEFSNEPLTEAQRQNNKKRKKNQ; encoded by the coding sequence ATGGGCAAACGAAAAGCCAATCACGTCATTCCCGGCATGAACGCGGCGAGCGCACAAGGAATGGGAGCCGGCTACAACGAAGAATTTTCCAACGAGCCATTGACAGAAGCACAGCGCCAAAACAATAAAAAAAGAAAAAAGAACCAATAG
- a CDS encoding small acid-soluble spore protein P — protein MANKNTSTDMRKNAAKGDNPGQPEPLSGSKKVKNRNHTRQKHHSSHDM, from the coding sequence ATGGCCAATAAAAACACAAGTACAGACATGCGCAAAAACGCGGCAAAAGGCGACAACCCGGGACAGCCGGAACCGCTAAGCGGGTCCAAAAAAGTAAAAAACCGCAATCACACGCGGCAAAAACATCATTCCAGCCACGATATGTAA
- a CDS encoding heat-shock protein Hsp20, with amino-acid sequence MENGKKTEQNELHKWLDLLCGESFTCELDEKTFRIDVFETDAHYIIEAELPSCLKEQLTVMCETNAIIIQIHKEKALCKQRTIPLPFPLQHKQICAYFSAPTLEIHISKDESANDTNRYAIMINERN; translated from the coding sequence TTGGAAAACGGGAAAAAAACTGAGCAAAATGAGTTGCATAAATGGCTTGATTTGTTATGCGGCGAATCGTTTACATGCGAATTAGATGAGAAGACATTTCGCATTGACGTTTTTGAAACGGACGCTCATTACATTATAGAAGCGGAACTTCCTAGCTGTCTAAAAGAACAACTAACCGTTATGTGTGAAACAAACGCGATCATAATCCAAATTCATAAAGAAAAAGCACTTTGTAAACAGCGAACTATTCCTCTGCCGTTTCCGCTTCAACATAAACAAATTTGCGCCTATTTTTCCGCTCCAACTCTAGAAATCCATATAAGTAAAGACGAAAGTGCAAACGATACAAACCGGTACGCGATCATGATAAACGAGAGAAACTAA
- a CDS encoding cell wall hydrolase, which translates to MIRKTFATLAVVCCMVGGFSSYSTNAATTYTYYKVKKGDTLYKLAKTYKTTISALKSLNRRKSDVLVAGETIKVPLLAAASSAKPKASSSSQKRTISISAEERKLMAQLVHAETGFSEPFAGKVEVALVILNRVKHPAFPKTIKGVIYQKTRSGYAFVPVKTGKLTRIQPTKQDYAAVDKALSLFPNDRRGSLYFYNPKITKDKWMLSRPVTIRIGNHVFAK; encoded by the coding sequence ATGATTAGAAAAACGTTTGCGACACTTGCAGTAGTCTGCTGTATGGTTGGCGGATTTTCCTCCTATTCGACAAATGCCGCAACAACGTATACATACTATAAGGTGAAGAAAGGCGATACGCTTTACAAACTTGCTAAAACATATAAAACAACCATTTCTGCGCTAAAATCATTAAATCGTCGAAAAAGTGATGTTCTTGTTGCTGGTGAAACCATTAAAGTGCCGCTACTTGCCGCAGCTTCCAGCGCAAAACCGAAAGCAAGCTCTTCTTCCCAAAAACGGACGATTTCGATTAGCGCTGAAGAACGAAAATTAATGGCGCAGCTTGTCCATGCGGAAACCGGCTTCAGCGAGCCGTTTGCCGGAAAAGTGGAAGTGGCGCTCGTTATTTTAAATCGCGTGAAACATCCCGCTTTTCCAAAAACGATTAAAGGCGTCATTTATCAAAAAACAAGATCAGGCTATGCATTTGTTCCTGTAAAAACGGGAAAACTAACGCGCATTCAGCCGACGAAACAAGATTATGCTGCGGTAGATAAAGCACTATCGCTATTCCCGAACGACCGCCGCGGTTCGCTCTACTTTTATAATCCAAAAATCACAAAAGATAAATGGATGCTATCAAGACCGGTAACGATTCGGATTGGGAATCATGTATTTGCGAAATAA
- a CDS encoding DUF2621 domain-containing protein — translation MLTGWFLWFILFWTVFLLVIMSIGGFFMFRKFLKRLPKEDGKSELDWQEYYIEQTRHLWGEEEKALLEELVKPVPELFRDVARQKIAGKIGELALQENASRITRDLIIRGYIMATPKRDHKFLIKTLKEKQINITPYEHLLQNK, via the coding sequence ATGCTGACAGGTTGGTTTCTTTGGTTTATATTGTTTTGGACTGTGTTTTTGCTTGTCATTATGTCGATCGGCGGTTTTTTTATGTTCCGCAAATTTTTAAAACGGCTGCCAAAAGAAGACGGGAAATCGGAATTAGACTGGCAAGAATATTACATTGAGCAGACGCGGCATTTATGGGGCGAGGAAGAAAAAGCGCTTTTAGAAGAATTAGTAAAGCCGGTTCCGGAATTGTTTCGCGACGTCGCCCGCCAAAAAATCGCTGGAAAAATCGGGGAACTCGCGCTTCAAGAAAACGCTTCGCGAATTACAAGAGATTTAATTATTCGCGGCTACATTATGGCAACGCCAAAACGCGACCATAAATTTTTAATCAAGACATTGAAGGAAAAACAAATTAATATTACTCCTTATGAACATTTGCTGCAGAACAAATAA
- a CDS encoding cytochrome c biogenesis protein CcdC has protein sequence MAIASSIIAVFMALLILFVRMKASKKPTNAKKIILPPIFMSTGALMFIDPVFRVTKGELIEAVVLGLFFSIFLIKTSKFEIKNGAIYLKRSKAFIFILVGLLAIRIGLKSYLGRTIDYRQLSGMFYLLAFSMIVPWRIAMYVMYKKLERRLKYQSPILTT, from the coding sequence TTGGCAATCGCAAGTTCGATCATCGCAGTATTCATGGCATTGCTCATTTTGTTTGTGAGAATGAAAGCATCGAAAAAACCGACAAACGCCAAAAAAATTATTTTACCGCCGATATTTATGAGCACCGGGGCTTTGATGTTCATCGACCCAGTATTTCGCGTGACAAAAGGAGAGCTTATCGAGGCGGTTGTATTAGGCTTGTTTTTTTCCATTTTTCTCATTAAAACGTCGAAATTTGAGATAAAAAACGGCGCTATTTATTTAAAACGTTCGAAAGCGTTTATCTTCATTTTGGTCGGTTTGCTTGCCATCCGAATTGGCTTAAAATCGTACTTAGGAAGAACGATTGACTATCGCCAATTAAGCGGAATGTTTTATTTGCTTGCATTTTCGATGATTGTGCCATGGCGCATTGCGATGTATGTGATGTATAAAAAATTGGAACGGCGCTTAAAATACCAATCGCCCATTTTGACAACGTAA
- a CDS encoding response regulator has protein sequence MAKILIVDDAKFMRMTLSNILKKANHEIVGEAENGKEAVELYRSLKPDIVIMDITMPVMNGLEALRAIKREDANAKIVICSAMGQQRMVVEAIEAGAADFIVKPFEENRVMEAVVRLLS, from the coding sequence ATGGCGAAAATTCTTATTGTTGATGATGCGAAATTTATGAGAATGACATTATCCAATATTTTAAAAAAAGCGAACCACGAAATTGTTGGAGAAGCAGAAAATGGGAAAGAGGCAGTGGAGTTATATCGGTCGCTAAAACCGGATATCGTCATCATGGACATTACGATGCCCGTGATGAATGGGCTCGAAGCGCTGCGCGCGATTAAGCGAGAAGATGCGAATGCGAAAATCGTCATATGTTCAGCAATGGGACAGCAGCGCATGGTGGTGGAAGCGATCGAAGCGGGAGCGGCTGATTTTATCGTGAAGCCGTTTGAAGAAAACCGTGTGATGGAAGCGGTGGTTCGTTTATTATCATAA
- a CDS encoding cytochrome c biogenesis protein CcdA: MTDVNLFLAFGAGFLSFISPCCLPLYPAFLSYITGVSVSDLKTENAMMQRRSLLHTLFFLLGFSLIFISIGFGTSLVGRWFSEYQDFIRQIGAILIVIFGLVIVGIWKPAFLMKDRRLSFQERPSGYFGSIIIGMAFAAGWTPCMGPILVSVIALAATNPSSGMLYMLAYSLGFAVPFFILSFFIGKLQWIRRHSEKMVKIGGYVMIAMGVVLFFDWMTKITAYTTRIFGGFTGF, translated from the coding sequence ATGACTGATGTCAATCTATTTTTGGCTTTTGGTGCCGGCTTTTTATCGTTTATTTCTCCGTGTTGCCTGCCTCTATACCCGGCATTTTTGTCATATATTACCGGCGTATCGGTTAGTGACCTTAAGACGGAGAACGCGATGATGCAGCGGCGGAGTTTATTGCATACACTATTTTTCCTGCTCGGTTTCTCTCTTATATTCATTTCCATTGGTTTTGGAACATCGCTTGTCGGCAGATGGTTTAGCGAATACCAAGATTTTATTCGGCAAATTGGCGCGATTCTTATTGTTATTTTTGGCCTTGTGATTGTCGGAATATGGAAGCCGGCTTTTTTAATGAAAGACCGCCGTCTTTCGTTTCAAGAGCGGCCTTCTGGCTACTTCGGCTCGATCATTATCGGCATGGCTTTTGCGGCTGGTTGGACGCCGTGTATGGGTCCGATTTTAGTGTCAGTCATTGCGCTGGCGGCGACAAACCCAAGCTCGGGAATGTTGTATATGCTTGCCTATTCGCTAGGATTTGCTGTTCCGTTTTTTATCCTTTCGTTTTTTATCGGAAAATTGCAATGGATTCGTCGCCATAGCGAAAAAATGGTAAAAATCGGTGGATATGTGATGATTGCGATGGGAGTCGTTCTGTTTTTTGATTGGATGACAAAAATCACTGCGTACACGACGAGAATTTTTGGAGGATTTACTGGTTTTTAA
- a CDS encoding aspartyl-phosphate phosphatase Spo0E family protein encodes MSNCEILTLIEKKRMELIEVVTKNGLNSTVAIQVSRELDSLLNMYNKQNDKQKSAPRP; translated from the coding sequence GTGTCAAACTGCGAAATTTTAACTTTAATTGAAAAAAAGCGCATGGAATTGATTGAAGTAGTCACAAAAAATGGGTTGAATTCGACTGTTGCAATCCAAGTGAGTCGAGAGCTCGATTCGCTTTTAAACATGTATAACAAACAAAACGATAAGCAAAAAAGCGCTCCTCGCCCGTAA
- a CDS encoding ABC transporter ATP-binding protein, which yields MNNKSLTPKEQWQVLWRLLSYMKWYKQETMIAFVLLVLATAGELFGPYLVKIFIDDYLTPRRLDFAPLFWLALAYIVVLLLKTFISYFQLVQFQELALKVIQELRMDVFTKVHQLGMRYFDQTPGGSIVSRVTNDTEAIKDMFVSVLAAFVQNGVFAIGVFVAMFSLNARLAAYCLFILPVMIWIMKLYRHYSSIFYKDMRERLSELNSKLNESLQGMAIIQAFRQQKRLREEFAQINDKHYAAGVKNIKIDGLLLRPAVDFVHIVSIIVILSFFGISAMENRVEIGVLYAFINYLARFFEPVTQMMTRLSLYQQAIVSASRVFALLDHKELAPKNAKTPKALITEGRIEFRDVSFSYDGKRDVLKHISFVAKPGETVALVGHTGSGKSSVINLLMRFYEFDRGDILIDGVSIRDYTKEELCKNIGLVLQDPFLFYGTISDNIRMYNQSLTDEQVKSAARFVQADSFIEKLPSKYEHQVVERGSTFSSGQRQLISFARTIAANPKILVLDEATANIDTETEEAIQEALAKMRKGRTTIAIAHRLSTIQDADQILVLHRGEIVERGTHQELLAQKGLYYKMYLLQNGLMNEEYV from the coding sequence ATGAACAATAAATCGTTAACGCCAAAAGAACAATGGCAAGTGTTATGGAGATTGCTATCGTACATGAAATGGTACAAACAAGAAACGATGATCGCTTTTGTCTTGCTGGTGTTGGCGACGGCGGGAGAGCTTTTCGGGCCGTATTTAGTAAAAATATTTATTGACGATTATTTAACGCCGCGGCGCCTTGATTTTGCGCCTTTGTTTTGGCTCGCTCTGGCATATATCGTTGTTTTGCTCCTCAAAACGTTCATTTCTTATTTTCAGCTCGTTCAATTTCAAGAATTGGCGCTGAAAGTTATTCAGGAATTGCGGATGGACGTGTTTACGAAAGTGCACCAGCTCGGGATGCGCTATTTTGATCAGACGCCGGGCGGCAGTATCGTATCGCGCGTGACGAACGATACGGAAGCAATCAAAGATATGTTTGTTAGCGTACTCGCCGCGTTTGTGCAAAACGGCGTATTTGCGATTGGCGTCTTTGTCGCGATGTTTTCGTTAAACGCACGGCTCGCCGCATATTGTTTATTTATTTTGCCGGTGATGATTTGGATAATGAAATTGTATCGCCATTACAGTTCGATTTTTTATAAAGACATGCGTGAACGCCTTAGCGAATTAAACTCGAAACTAAATGAATCGCTGCAAGGAATGGCGATTATTCAAGCGTTTCGCCAGCAAAAACGGCTTCGCGAAGAATTTGCGCAAATTAACGACAAACATTACGCTGCAGGAGTGAAAAACATTAAAATCGATGGTTTGTTATTGCGTCCTGCGGTCGATTTCGTTCACATCGTCTCGATTATCGTCATTCTGAGCTTTTTTGGAATTTCCGCGATGGAAAATCGGGTCGAAATCGGGGTGCTGTATGCGTTTATCAACTATTTGGCCCGTTTTTTCGAACCAGTGACGCAAATGATGACGCGCCTTTCCCTATATCAGCAGGCCATCGTTTCCGCCTCTCGTGTTTTTGCGCTTCTTGATCACAAGGAGCTGGCGCCGAAGAATGCAAAAACGCCGAAAGCATTGATTACGGAAGGCAGAATCGAGTTTCGCGACGTTAGTTTTTCGTATGACGGGAAACGCGATGTTCTCAAGCATATTTCGTTTGTCGCCAAACCGGGGGAGACAGTCGCACTTGTTGGGCATACCGGCAGCGGAAAAAGTTCGGTGATTAATTTGTTGATGCGATTTTACGAATTTGACCGCGGCGATATTCTCATTGACGGTGTATCGATCCGCGATTACACGAAAGAGGAGCTCTGTAAAAACATCGGCCTTGTGCTGCAAGATCCGTTTTTGTTTTATGGCACCATTAGCGACAATATTCGCATGTACAATCAATCGTTAACGGATGAGCAAGTGAAAAGTGCCGCTCGTTTTGTGCAAGCGGATTCGTTTATTGAAAAACTCCCTAGTAAATACGAACACCAAGTGGTAGAAAGAGGTTCTACTTTTTCGAGCGGGCAGCGGCAGTTAATTTCGTTTGCTCGAACCATTGCGGCAAACCCAAAGATACTTGTGCTGGATGAAGCGACTGCCAACATCGATACGGAAACAGAAGAAGCGATTCAAGAGGCGTTGGCGAAGATGCGGAAAGGGCGAACGACGATTGCGATTGCCCATCGGCTTTCCACGATTCAAGATGCTGACCAAATCCTTGTTCTTCATCGCGGGGAAATTGTCGAGAGGGGAACGCATCAGGAGTTGCTGGCGCAAAAAGGATTATATTATAAAATGTATTTATTGCAAAACGGGCTAATGAATGAAGAATATGTGTAA